From a single Rosa rugosa chromosome 7, drRosRugo1.1, whole genome shotgun sequence genomic region:
- the LOC133720904 gene encoding E3 ubiquitin-protein ligase RZFP34-like, giving the protein MEGGFFETQVTVGKEHSCVDEQCVREKASGEFGCMHYRRRCKIRAPCCDEIFDCRHCHNEAKNALEVEPVDRHDIPRHDLKRVICSLCNTEQDVQQHCSQCGVCMGNYFCPKCKFFDDDVSKKQYHCDQCGICRTGGAENFFHCDRCGCCYSTVLKDSHNCVEKAMHHNCPVCFEFLFDTTADITVLPCGHTIHLECVKEMERHFQYSCPVCSKSYCDMSRLWEKLDQEIDATPMPPMYQNKMVWVLCNDCGQTSEVNFHIVALKCLKCKSYNTRQTQRGPASCSSRVSEMAYSFLEGPLNLRSLW; this is encoded by the exons ATGGAGGGCGGATTTTTTGAGACCCAGGTGACTGTTGGCAAGGAACATTCTTGTGTGGATGAACAGTGTGTCAGGGAGAAGGCATCTGGGGAATTTGG gTGCATGCATTACAGACGGAGATGCAAGATCAGAGCACCGTGTTGTGATGAGATTTTCGACTGCAGGCATTGCCATAACGAAGCCAag AATGCTTTGGAAGTTGAACCAGTTGATCGCCATGATATTCCTCGCCATGATCTGAAAAGG GTCATCTGTTCATTGTGCAACACAGAACAGGAT GTTCAACAGCACTGTAGCCAATGTGGGGTTTGCATGGGAAACTACTTTTGCCCCAAATGCAAGTTTTTTGATGATGAC GTTTCGAAAAAGCAGTATCATTGTGACCAATGCGGTATCTGCAG AACTGGAGGTGCGGAGAACTTTTTCCACTGTGACAGATGTG GATGCTGTTACTCAACAGTGCTGAAGGATTCACACAATTGTGTGGAAAAAGCAATGCATCACAATTGCCCTGTGTGCTTTGAG TTTCTTTTTGATACGACAGCAGACATTACTGTCTTACCATGTGGGCACACTATACATTTGGAGTGTGTGAAAGAGATGGAGCGGCATTTTCA GTATTCTTGCCCAGTTTGCTCAAAATCGTACTGTGATATGTCACGTTTGTGGGAAAAACTGGACCAGGAG ATTGATGCGACTCCAATGCCTCCGATGTATCAGAATAAGATG GTCTGGGTCCTCTGCAATGATTGTGGACAAACGTCAGAGGTAAATTTTCACATTGTGGCACTCAAATGCCTCAAATGCAAATCCTACAATACGAGGCAGACACAAAGAGGGCCAGCATCATGCTCATCAAGGGTTTCAGAGATG GCTTATAGTTTTCTGGAAGGTCCTTTGAACCTGAGATCACTTTGGTAG